The Penicillium digitatum chromosome 6, complete sequence genome has a window encoding:
- a CDS encoding Sin3 associated polypeptide p18, giving the protein MAASSREGPKPSINRQTTAPFHLKLFYRVNNYNPLSEYSIPVPSRRGGPVSGPNAIRPTSPVASAALPPHLEIYTWQSCTLRELSQLLTSALPSLLPDPPVGTRLCFRLIYPDARGAAMGGPDARGRYLSRDLGSAIVGPRDSPLRADDDEDKQDARPRPGPLRFQGSEADRPLQDARFIVGDYIECAILAPLEDGSIAPAIKGASGPIMGPRGGGGGGMRAFRDNGYPRGPSRGGPRGGSGGPPHMPRGDWHRGERLPEGGRGGRRGWAPY; this is encoded by the coding sequence ATGGCCGCTTCGTCGCGAGAGGGGCCCAAACCCTCAATCAACCGCCAGACCACTGCACCTTTTCATTTGAAGCTCTTCTATCGAGTTAACAACTACAACCCTCTATCCGAATACAGCATCCCTGTACCATCTCGCCGCGGAGGACCTGTCAGCGGACCAAATGCCATTCGTCCAACATCACCTGTCGCATCAGCAGCGCTCCCACCACATCTGGAGATCTACACATGGCAATCATGCACACTTCGCGAGCTCTCACAGCTTCTCACCTCTGCTCTTCCATCTTTACTCCCTGATCCGCCCGTTGGCACCCGTCTCTGCTTCCGACTGATTTACCCCGACGCGCGCGGCGCGGCAATGGGCGGCCCCGACGCGCGTGGCCGATACTTAAGCAGGGATTTAGGCAGTGCTATAGTTGGTCCGAGAGACAGTCCATTGCGTGcagatgacgacgaagaTAAGCAGGATGCACGACCTCGCCCTGGCCCGCTTCGTTTCCAGGGCTCCGAAGCCGACAGGCCCCTGCAGGATGCTCGATTCATCGTTGGAGACTACATTGAATGCGCGATTCTTGCACCGCTCGAGGACGGATCAATTGCGCCGGCGATCAAAGGCGCATCAGGCCCAATCATGGGACCCAGAGGTGGGGGTGGAGGCGGCATGCGTGCGTTCCGTGATAATGGCTATCCTCGTGGGCCTAGTCGTGGTGGTCCCCGTGGAGGTAGTGGTGGACCTCCGCATATGCCCCGAGGTGATTGGCATCGTGGCGAGCGATTGCCCGAAGGTGGACGCGGAGGCCGTCGTGGATGGGCACCATATTGA
- a CDS encoding NADH:ubiquinone oxidoreductase, subunit NDUFB4, protein MAGPSKSLILDPALQKYYELNANRYKYWRWTPRQARISFVYMALIPGILGYFAYKYEGKFELRGKRRGDTISEW, encoded by the exons ATGGCTGGTCCTAGCAAGT CTCTGATCCTTGACCCGGCCCTCCAGAAATACTACG AACTCAATGCCAACCGTTACAAATACTGGCGCTGGACCCCGCGTCAAGCCAGGATATCGTTCGTCTACATGGCTCTGATTCCCGGCATCCTGGGCTACTTTGCCTACAAGTACGAG GGCAAATTTGAGCTCCGTGGAAAGCGCCGGGGAGATACGATCTCCGAGTGGTAG
- a CDS encoding Glutathione S-transferase, with product MANNQGCKITLYWLEQSRSHRILWLLEELQLEYELKIFKRRADKLAPAELKEIHPLGKSPVITIQAPGAAKPLVLAESGAVVEYLCDHFSTARPTLVPQRYTPGSEGEVGGETEEWMRYRYFMHYVEGSLMPYLVMTLVNDSIRNAPPFFVRPITNIVASQVENQFLTHNVEGNLAFLEEQLRTSPEGGEFICGKELTAADILLSFPVIAVTTRSLKEEKNKAKYPLLVEYANRLERNEGYQRAVKKIEEIEGKFSASM from the exons ATGGCCAACAATCAAGGGTGCAAGATTACCCTTTATTG GCTCGAGCAATCTCGGAGTCATAGAATCCTCTGGCTTTTGGAAGAACTGCAGTTGGAATATGAGCTCAAGATTTTCAAGCGTCGAGCTGATAAGCTCGCCCCGGCTGAGCTGAAGGAGATCCACCCGCTGGGCAAGTCGCCGGTGATAACCATCCAGGCACCGGGCGCCGCGAAACCACTGGTTTTGGCAGAGTCTGGTGCAGTTGTGGAATACCTCTGTGACCACTTTAGTACTGCGCGACCGACGCTAGTACCACAACGGTACACGCCCGGTAGCGAGGGCGAGGTGGGCGGAGAGACCGAGGAGTGGATGCGCTATCGTTATTTTATGCATTATGTGGAGGGTAGCCTGATGCCTTACTTGGTGATGACCCTTGTCAACGATT CCATTCGGAACGCCCCACCATTCTTTGTTCGACCTATTACCAACATCGTGGCCTCGCAAGTTGAGAATCAGTTCCTGACCCACAATGTTGAAGGTAACCTCGCCTTCCTTGAGGAACAGCTCCGCACATCTCCCGAGGGTGGCGAGTTCATATGCGGCAAGGAGCTGACAGCTGCCGACATCCTGCTGAGTTTCCCAGTAATCGCTGTTACCACGCGGTCGttgaaggaggagaagaacAAGGCTAAATACCCCCTTCTTGTCGAGTATGCTAACCGGCTCGAGAGAAATGAGGGATACCAGCGTGCCGTGAAGAAGATTGAGGAAATTGAAGGGAAGTTCTCGGCCTCTATGTAA